In Chitinophaga sp. HK235, a single window of DNA contains:
- a CDS encoding PA0069 family radical SAM protein: MTLPFQEGGAETPYYKGRGAQVNPRNKYLKEEYVKEHIEGIDEWWQADVPTQIFEEHAKTLVNKVDSPDVGMWYSMNPYQGCEHGCIYCYARNAHQFWGLSAGLDFERKIIVKHNAPELLRKFLDNKNWVPKPISLSGNTDCYQPVERKMWLTRQLLEVALEYKQPVGIITKNSLVLRDRYLLQQLAQEKLVCVYVSITTMQEELRQKMEPRTTTAAQRFKIVKELSEVGVPVGVMTAPMIPGLNDHEMPHLLETAAANGARYAGYTVVRLNDAVKIIFNDWLYKNFPDRADKVWHQIESMHGGNVNDSEFGRRKRGDGNIADLIRQQFRVHTKKNGLNQERFEFNTESFRRPTSQLSLF; this comes from the coding sequence ATGACATTGCCGTTCCAGGAAGGTGGCGCAGAAACGCCCTATTACAAAGGACGTGGCGCCCAGGTCAATCCCAGGAATAAGTACCTGAAAGAGGAGTATGTGAAGGAGCATATTGAAGGTATTGATGAGTGGTGGCAGGCAGATGTTCCCACCCAGATATTTGAGGAACATGCCAAAACCCTGGTCAATAAGGTAGACAGTCCGGATGTGGGGATGTGGTATTCCATGAACCCCTACCAGGGCTGTGAACATGGCTGTATTTATTGTTATGCCCGTAATGCTCATCAGTTCTGGGGACTGAGTGCAGGGCTTGACTTCGAACGGAAGATCATTGTAAAACATAATGCGCCGGAACTACTGCGTAAGTTTCTGGACAATAAGAACTGGGTGCCCAAACCCATTTCCCTTTCGGGGAACACCGACTGCTACCAGCCGGTGGAACGTAAAATGTGGCTGACCCGGCAGTTGCTGGAAGTAGCCCTGGAATATAAGCAGCCGGTAGGCATCATTACTAAAAATTCGCTGGTATTACGCGACCGCTACCTGTTACAGCAGCTGGCACAGGAAAAACTGGTCTGTGTATATGTTTCCATCACTACCATGCAGGAAGAGCTGCGGCAGAAAATGGAGCCCCGAACCACCACAGCCGCGCAACGGTTTAAGATTGTGAAGGAACTGAGTGAAGTGGGTGTACCCGTTGGCGTTATGACGGCCCCTATGATCCCCGGACTAAATGACCACGAGATGCCTCATCTCCTGGAGACGGCCGCAGCCAATGGCGCCCGTTATGCCGGCTATACGGTAGTAAGACTGAATGACGCGGTCAAGATAATTTTTAATGACTGGCTCTATAAGAACTTCCCTGATCGTGCTGATAAGGTATGGCACCAGATTGAAAGTATGCATGGTGGTAATGTGAATGACAGCGAATTTGGCCGCCGGAAGAGAGGAGACGGTAATATTGCTGACCTGATCAGACAACAGTTCAGAGTGCATACCAAAAAGAATGGGTTGAACCAGGAACGTTTCGAGTTTAATACAGAATCCTTTCGTAGGCCTACCAGCCAGCTGAGCTTATTTTAG
- a CDS encoding glycoside hydrolase family 125 protein: MVARRDFIRNSALLAGAVGLGMPKTVLGWNGYTSQRPPLAQRKFSSDAVEKAIAGVKKQIADNKLAWMFENCFPNTLDTTVNFKVQDGRPDTFVITGDIHAMWLRDSSAQVWPYIPLIKEDAKLEQMIAGVINRQVKCILIDPYANAFNDGPTGSEWEKDLTDMKPELHERKWEIDSLCYTVRLAYHYWKQGGDTKVFDDKYKQSARLIVKTFKEQQRKEGKGPYKFQRVTAWQSDTVPNSGYGAPMLPVGLIVSIFRPSDDATVFPFLIPSNMFAVVSLRQLAEISTEIYKDAAFAKECTDLADEVDRAIKAYAIVEHPKLGNMYGFEVDGYGNRLFIDDTNVPSLLSIPYLGYTTADDPLYQASRHFVWSTFHPWFYQGKYGNGVGSPHTGENYIWPMSIIMRALTSHNKEEIAECIKTLRNTDGNTGFIHESYHKDDPSKFTRKWFAWACTLFGELILKVSQEYPDLLKRQYA, translated from the coding sequence ATGGTAGCAAGGAGAGATTTTATCAGGAACAGCGCACTGCTGGCAGGTGCTGTAGGGCTGGGGATGCCCAAAACGGTTTTAGGCTGGAATGGTTATACTTCCCAACGTCCGCCGCTGGCCCAGCGCAAATTCAGCAGTGATGCTGTAGAAAAGGCCATTGCCGGCGTTAAAAAGCAGATTGCGGACAACAAACTCGCCTGGATGTTTGAGAACTGTTTCCCGAACACCCTTGACACCACTGTGAACTTTAAAGTACAGGATGGCAGGCCCGATACCTTTGTCATCACCGGCGATATCCATGCGATGTGGCTGCGTGACTCCTCTGCACAGGTATGGCCTTATATTCCGCTGATTAAGGAAGATGCTAAACTGGAGCAGATGATCGCCGGTGTGATCAACCGCCAGGTGAAATGCATCCTGATAGACCCATATGCCAACGCTTTCAATGACGGCCCTACCGGCAGTGAATGGGAGAAAGACCTCACGGACATGAAACCAGAGCTGCATGAACGCAAATGGGAAATAGACTCGCTCTGTTATACCGTGCGTCTGGCTTATCACTACTGGAAGCAAGGTGGAGATACCAAAGTGTTTGACGACAAATACAAACAATCTGCCCGCCTGATCGTAAAAACGTTCAAAGAGCAACAGCGTAAGGAAGGGAAAGGTCCTTATAAATTTCAGCGGGTAACTGCCTGGCAGTCAGATACCGTACCTAATTCCGGTTACGGTGCACCCATGCTGCCGGTAGGCCTGATCGTTTCGATCTTCCGCCCGTCTGACGACGCCACCGTATTTCCTTTCCTGATCCCGTCCAATATGTTCGCGGTGGTTTCACTGCGCCAGCTGGCGGAAATCAGCACGGAGATCTATAAAGATGCTGCTTTTGCGAAAGAGTGCACCGACCTGGCTGATGAAGTGGACCGCGCTATCAAAGCCTATGCAATCGTAGAACATCCTAAGCTGGGTAACATGTATGGTTTTGAGGTAGATGGTTATGGTAATCGTTTATTCATTGACGATACCAACGTGCCCAGCCTGCTGTCTATTCCCTATCTGGGATATACTACCGCGGATGATCCGCTTTACCAGGCCTCCAGACATTTTGTATGGAGCACTTTCCATCCCTGGTTCTATCAAGGTAAGTATGGCAATGGCGTAGGTAGTCCGCATACCGGAGAAAACTACATCTGGCCGATGAGTATCATCATGAGAGCTTTGACCAGCCATAACAAGGAGGAAATAGCCGAATGTATCAAAACACTGCGTAATACAGATGGAAATACCGGCTTTATTCACGAGTCCTACCATAAAGACGATCCCAGTAAGTTCACCCGTAAATGGTTTGCCTGGGCATGTACCTTGTTCGGAGAGCTTATTCTGAAAGTAAGCCAGGAGTATCCTGATTTGCTGAAAAGGCAATATGCTTAG